The Dioscorea cayenensis subsp. rotundata cultivar TDr96_F1 unplaced genomic scaffold, TDr96_F1_v2_PseudoChromosome.rev07_lg8_w22 25.fasta BLBR01002160.1, whole genome shotgun sequence nucleotide sequence ataaaggaaagtgtcaaacacaaaaaaaaatgagggcCCAAAATAAAGATGTTGGATCTACCAAGtatcaagaaaattaaaataaaaaattaatagaaaaaaacaaagagaaaatggTGGATGATGAAAGTGTCGGCGGCCCTCCAACTTGTTTCTTGGCATGCTCTAACAATCACCACAACCTacccttctctttctctttcactctctctctctctctctctctctttttcttattaaatacaaacttaacattttatttttattcaatcatgttcaaatacttaaattgatGTCTACACTAgtattagttattttaatatgtttttgtttaataaatattaatttattttaaccaaTCATATTACATTGTGATATGGAAATAgatataaatcaaatatattatcataatttgatttgactaaaaaaatttttcctttgttttttgacGTTAATAAtagtttcttttttataaatatctagataactttttcctttttcttagtATCTCTTCAACAACAATCATGACAAGTCAatgactattttttattttttttattcttctcattTAACTCTATTTTTTCCTCATACTTTTATCAAAGTAATGAgtttttttaagattaattaatttagtgaattttaaatttaacattaaaattaaattaagaaaacatatattttttttaagtatttgaCATATTGAATTTGTACGAGATGAAAACTCTAAATCCATCTTAGTGAAAATACTAAAAATCTTAtgaaatagtaatattttttaaaagtatttctTCTGCATATACAAAAGTTTAAACTCAAaaccatttaataaaataacttGCATCTACTGTTTGGGTCAATCCCtattcataaatatatttttccttctctcgaactattttttcaataaaaaactttataaatcttattagaaagtgtcaatatatatataagaaaaactcATTAAACAAATAATGTATCTTAACTTAaaactctctttctctttcaacAAGGTTCtctttaaaataatattctcattTTTCACACCACACTCaacctcctccttctccttctcttcatGCCTTCCTTACCTTATTCTCCCTCTTCCTACATGGCTTCTCCcttatcctcctcctcctcatccactTCTCCCATTCTTTTCAAGGTcacttctctttctttctttctttctcttttttacaTCTCTTCCATTTTCAAATTCACATCATGTTcccaaattaattattttatttttaaaattaattaattccacctctctctctttttttcctctctccctagtccctatatatatacatactaaaCTTTTCTCATTCTTTCATAGTGAGAAGGAGTTCAATTTTCATTTAGTCATGGAGAGCTACAATGATGATCTTCACACAAACacccaagaagaagaacaagtaaGCCCCTTCAATAACAaatagctttttatttttattttatttttataaatgcgaCAAACACATATCACGTTAAAAGTATGCGCACAGCCAAAAATTGATTATCAGGTTACGCACCACAGCGGAATTGGGTTAAAGAGTTTTTTGATTTCATGCATTGTGATGATGCtacatatataaatgtttttttattgttataaatatatttatgttatgatttttttttctcaatttttaggCGTCAATGGAGAAGAAGTATGGAGGAATTGCTCCAAAGAAGAAGCCTCTCATCTCAaaggttttattaaaatatatttatataattatttgggcttgaaaataaatcaaaatttgggtgaaaattaacatgtttttaatttttaaaaaattttattttaatttgatttcaggACAACAAACGTGCGTACTTTGATTCTGCTGATTGGGCTCTTGGGAAGGTAATTAATAGTGTGATTAACTATGtgattaagatttt carries:
- the LOC120257483 gene encoding uncharacterized protein LOC120257483; the encoded protein is MESYNDDLHTNTQEEEQASMEKKYGGIAPKKKPLISKDNKRAYFDSADWALGKQESNAGLQNRVQVESLKPKLQVCFLIN